From a region of the Hymenobacter jejuensis genome:
- a CDS encoding BamA/TamA family outer membrane protein, translating into MLYIFRVILLGILLVAANTSYAQVDTVAAASGRQATVDAAQRDLADVIHGLVPRLHPVNRDTLALQEGHKFVAVIPTLGYTLQTRGLVQVATSVAFHEPQANMSTIVAALSVTQNKQLLLNATSSIWGQDNGVNWVGDWRVMHYPQSTYGLGMHTSTSRAVLMDYEYLRVYQNVLRKLKTSFYVGLGYQLDYHWNIDSHTVQQEVYQISDYHHGVRGSTVSSGVSLNLLYNSRENAINPDGGTYVNLLVRPNLQVLGSNTNFQTLLLDARHYLHLRPKSKNILALWSYNALTLHGTPPFLDLPSTGWDTYNNLGRGFIQGRFRGKNLLYGEAEYRFGITHNRLLGGVVFTNVQTVSEPSASAWRFDKVAPAAGLGLRLNMNKLSRTNLAVDYGFGSDGSRALSFNVGEVF; encoded by the coding sequence ATGCTTTATATTTTTCGGGTAATACTTCTTGGCATTCTGCTGGTTGCAGCGAATACGAGTTATGCCCAAGTCGATACTGTGGCGGCTGCTTCTGGGCGTCAGGCAACTGTGGATGCGGCCCAACGCGATTTGGCCGATGTTATTCATGGACTGGTTCCGCGGTTGCATCCCGTCAACCGTGATACGCTGGCTTTGCAGGAAGGGCACAAGTTTGTGGCCGTCATTCCTACCTTAGGCTACACGCTCCAGACCCGCGGCTTGGTACAAGTAGCCACCAGCGTTGCGTTTCACGAGCCTCAGGCCAATATGTCGACAATTGTGGCAGCCCTGTCGGTAACGCAAAACAAGCAGTTGCTGCTGAATGCTACCTCGTCGATCTGGGGGCAAGACAACGGCGTCAACTGGGTGGGCGATTGGCGCGTGATGCACTACCCCCAGAGTACCTACGGATTAGGCATGCACACTTCTACCAGCCGGGCAGTGCTCATGGATTATGAGTATCTGCGTGTGTATCAGAACGTTCTGCGGAAACTGAAAACGAGTTTCTATGTGGGCTTGGGCTATCAGCTGGATTACCACTGGAACATCGACAGCCACACCGTTCAGCAGGAGGTGTACCAGATTTCGGACTACCATCACGGGGTGCGCGGCTCCACGGTCTCGTCGGGCGTATCGCTGAACTTGCTCTACAACAGCCGCGAAAACGCGATCAACCCCGACGGCGGCACCTACGTGAACCTGCTGGTGCGCCCCAACCTGCAGGTACTGGGCAGCAATACCAACTTCCAAACGCTGCTGCTGGATGCGCGCCACTACCTGCACCTGCGCCCGAAGTCGAAAAATATTCTGGCTTTGTGGTCGTATAATGCCCTGACGCTGCACGGCACGCCGCCCTTCCTGGATTTGCCCAGCACGGGCTGGGACACCTACAACAACTTGGGGCGTGGCTTTATTCAGGGGCGTTTTCGGGGCAAAAACCTGCTGTACGGCGAAGCCGAATATCGTTTTGGCATTACGCACAACCGGTTGCTGGGCGGGGTGGTGTTTACCAACGTGCAAACGGTGTCGGAGCCGTCGGCGTCGGCCTGGCGTTTCGATAAGGTCGCGCCGGCCGCCGGGCTGGGCTTGCGCCTCAACATGAACAAGTTATCGCGCACCAACTTGGCCGTCGACTACGGCTTTGGCAGCGATGGCTCGCGGGCGTTGTCGTTCAACGTAGGCGAAGTATTCTGA
- a CDS encoding amidase, translating into MNRRIFLRNGSLAGLALSTLSLSACGSGAPEQKDAAAADTPSGKPEKFELDELTINELQDKMRSGAHSAHSLTEHYLKRIEAIDKGGPQLHSVIELNPDALTIADSLDQERKNGKVRGPLHGIPVLIKDNIDSGDKMMTTAGALALVGHKATKDAFIVKKLRDAGAVLLGKTNLSEWANFRSTHSTSGWSGRGGQTKNAYVLDRTPSGSSAGSGVAVSANLCAVAIGTETDGSVVSPSSSSGIVGLKPTVGLLSRSGIIPISATQDTAGPMTRTVRDAAILLGALTGVDPEDAITKESTGKAQTDYTKLLTNNALQGKRIGVEKSHVQGNHQAIPVFKKALELLKSQGATVVEVDIVKPISAIGEAEFTVLLYEFKDGVNKYLATANAPVKTLADVIAFNQKNEPKAMPYFKQEILEMAQKKGDLKSKEYQQALQKEVSTARHVLDNALKYNKLDAIIGITSGPAACIDLINGDYSTGLDFSTPAAIAGYPHLTVPMGQVYGLPVGISFVGRAYQEAEILALGYAYEQASKHRTAPTFRATFI; encoded by the coding sequence ATGAACCGAAGAATCTTTTTACGGAATGGCTCCCTGGCTGGCCTGGCGCTCTCTACCCTTTCCCTCAGCGCTTGCGGCTCCGGCGCCCCCGAGCAAAAAGATGCCGCTGCTGCCGATACGCCTTCGGGAAAGCCCGAGAAATTCGAGCTGGACGAGCTGACCATCAACGAGTTGCAGGACAAGATGCGCAGCGGCGCCCACTCCGCGCACTCCCTTACCGAACATTACCTCAAGCGCATCGAGGCCATCGACAAAGGCGGACCGCAGCTGCATTCGGTTATTGAGCTTAACCCCGACGCTCTCACCATTGCCGACTCGCTGGACCAGGAGCGCAAAAACGGCAAGGTGCGCGGGCCGCTGCACGGCATTCCGGTGCTCATCAAAGACAACATCGACAGCGGCGATAAGATGATGACCACGGCCGGCGCATTGGCGCTGGTCGGGCACAAAGCCACGAAAGACGCCTTCATTGTCAAGAAGTTACGTGATGCGGGCGCGGTGCTGCTGGGCAAAACCAACCTCAGCGAATGGGCCAACTTCCGCTCCACACATTCTACGAGCGGCTGGAGCGGGCGCGGCGGCCAGACCAAAAACGCCTACGTGCTCGACCGAACGCCCAGCGGCTCTAGCGCGGGTTCGGGCGTGGCGGTGTCAGCCAACCTGTGCGCGGTGGCCATCGGTACCGAAACCGACGGCTCGGTGGTGTCGCCCTCGTCGTCGAGCGGCATTGTGGGCCTCAAGCCCACGGTGGGATTGCTGAGCCGGAGCGGCATTATCCCGATTTCGGCCACCCAAGATACGGCTGGCCCCATGACCCGTACCGTCCGCGACGCGGCCATTCTGCTTGGCGCGCTCACGGGCGTCGATCCTGAGGATGCCATTACGAAGGAAAGCACCGGCAAAGCGCAGACCGACTACACGAAGCTACTGACTAACAACGCGTTGCAAGGCAAGCGCATCGGCGTAGAGAAGTCGCATGTGCAGGGCAATCACCAAGCGATTCCCGTCTTCAAAAAGGCGTTGGAACTGCTAAAAAGCCAAGGCGCCACCGTGGTGGAAGTGGATATTGTGAAGCCGATCAGCGCCATTGGCGAAGCCGAATTTACGGTGCTGCTCTACGAGTTTAAGGACGGCGTAAACAAGTATTTGGCCACGGCCAACGCGCCGGTGAAAACGCTAGCCGATGTAATCGCTTTCAACCAGAAAAACGAGCCCAAGGCCATGCCTTACTTCAAGCAGGAAATCCTGGAAATGGCCCAGAAGAAAGGCGACCTCAAGAGCAAAGAGTACCAGCAGGCGCTGCAAAAAGAAGTAAGCACCGCTCGCCACGTGCTCGATAACGCCCTGAAATACAACAAGTTGGACGCCATCATCGGCATTACGTCTGGGCCCGCCGCCTGCATCGACCTTATCAACGGCGACTACTCCACCGGCCTTGACTTTTCGACGCCGGCTGCCATTGCCGGCTACCCGCACCTCACTGTGCCGATGGGCCAAGTATACGGCTTGCCCGTAGGAATTTCGTTTGTGGGCCGAGCGTACCAAGAGGCAGAGATCTTGGCGCTTGGCTACGCTTACGAGCAGGCATCCAAGCACCGAACGGCCCCTACGTTTCGCGCGACTTTTATCTAA
- a CDS encoding DUF349 domain-containing protein, protein MEQTDHLLAEARRYGYIEGDQVWLRPFMDLPARQVGQVKESEEASLRYFAQRFEVFRGKVEELLTKIEESENKGSFLMKALHLKEQIAAYDGLGDFESLHRRLTEAEESIKVTIARNREKNLATKISLIQEVEALQHTIDWQTATEQLKELRQTWIKTGPVDKQLTEELETRLRVAIDHFMVKKKDFFADKKAMANRVLDKYMDLIRQSESLQNSEDFEGTTKKLKQLQQDWKEVGGSLPRKQANDLWTRFRAAHNHFFERLKEHISTKRVESSRDTQMEDNLSRKRALVAEAEALLNRPMSEAVAKAKELQMAWKKVGPVRGEESDRVWEQFLLACDKIFELSSLEHFIRKRQPTGSEPGTPEDQVNVRVQALRDFIKYDRQEQEALEDNLGKLSSSPGNDAFRTMLQGKIRAFERKIRTKNELIEMLRKRLVA, encoded by the coding sequence ATGGAACAAACTGACCACTTGCTGGCCGAAGCCCGCCGTTATGGCTACATCGAGGGCGACCAGGTGTGGCTTCGCCCGTTTATGGACTTGCCCGCGCGGCAGGTTGGGCAAGTAAAAGAATCGGAAGAAGCTTCGCTGCGCTATTTTGCACAGCGTTTTGAAGTATTTCGGGGCAAAGTAGAAGAGCTGCTCACCAAGATCGAGGAGTCGGAGAACAAAGGCTCCTTTTTGATGAAGGCCCTGCATCTGAAAGAGCAGATTGCCGCCTACGACGGCCTCGGCGACTTCGAGAGCCTGCACCGCCGCCTCACTGAAGCCGAAGAATCCATCAAGGTTACCATTGCCCGTAACCGCGAGAAAAACCTGGCCACCAAGATCAGCCTGATTCAGGAAGTCGAGGCGCTGCAACACACGATTGATTGGCAGACTGCCACCGAGCAACTCAAGGAACTGCGCCAGACCTGGATCAAAACCGGGCCGGTTGACAAGCAGCTTACTGAGGAGCTCGAAACGCGCCTGCGCGTAGCCATCGACCACTTTATGGTGAAGAAGAAAGATTTCTTCGCCGACAAGAAGGCTATGGCTAACCGTGTGTTAGACAAGTACATGGATCTGATTCGGCAGTCGGAATCGCTGCAGAACTCCGAGGACTTTGAAGGCACCACCAAGAAGCTCAAGCAGTTGCAGCAGGACTGGAAAGAGGTAGGTGGCTCGCTGCCCCGCAAGCAAGCCAACGACCTCTGGACGCGCTTTCGGGCGGCGCACAACCACTTTTTCGAGCGCCTGAAAGAGCACATCAGCACCAAGCGCGTCGAGAGCAGCCGCGACACCCAGATGGAGGACAATCTGTCGCGGAAACGGGCGCTCGTAGCCGAAGCCGAAGCCCTGCTCAACCGGCCCATGTCGGAAGCGGTAGCGAAGGCCAAGGAACTGCAAATGGCCTGGAAAAAAGTCGGGCCCGTGCGCGGCGAAGAATCGGATCGGGTGTGGGAGCAATTCCTGCTAGCCTGCGATAAAATATTCGAACTCAGCTCGTTAGAGCATTTTATTCGCAAGCGCCAGCCTACCGGCAGCGAGCCGGGCACGCCCGAAGACCAGGTAAACGTGCGTGTGCAAGCCCTCCGCGATTTCATCAAGTACGACCGGCAGGAACAGGAAGCGCTAGAGGACAACTTGGGCAAACTAAGCTCCTCACCCGGCAACGACGCCTTCCGAACTATGCTTCAGGGCAAGATCAGGGCGTTTGAGCGGAAAATTCGTACCAAAAACGAACTGATTGAAATGTTACGCAAGCGCTTAGTTGCGTAG
- a CDS encoding ABC transporter ATP-binding protein, with amino-acid sequence MATLSPLEVENLVAGYEQRVLLRNLFFAVPEPAFVAIVGHNGCGKTTLFRALTGRLPYEGTVRITGRDLRTVRRPAETGLLAYLPQRSSVGFPITVRELVVMGRFRHHRFLSTYKSDDYALAEEALERVGAAHLIDQDFTLLSGGEQQLVWLAQLALQDASLYLLDEPTQQLDVYYRRRVFDLLQTWVQEQRKTVLCITHDLENLSSLPGYLLNLSQPQPQLETLSPTTVQAARSFLESEESLPRH; translated from the coding sequence ATGGCTACTCTCTCACCTCTTGAGGTTGAAAATTTGGTTGCGGGGTATGAACAGCGCGTTCTGCTCCGCAACCTTTTTTTTGCGGTGCCTGAGCCGGCATTTGTAGCCATCGTCGGGCACAACGGGTGCGGCAAAACCACGCTTTTCCGAGCCCTTACCGGGCGTTTGCCCTACGAAGGCACCGTAAGAATAACGGGCCGGGACTTGCGTACGGTGCGGCGCCCTGCCGAAACGGGCCTACTGGCGTACTTGCCGCAACGCAGCAGCGTGGGCTTTCCCATTACGGTGCGGGAACTGGTTGTGATGGGGCGCTTTCGGCACCACCGTTTTCTAAGCACTTATAAATCTGATGATTACGCATTAGCAGAAGAGGCGTTAGAGCGCGTCGGGGCGGCCCACTTGATCGACCAGGACTTTACTCTGCTTTCCGGCGGCGAGCAACAATTGGTGTGGCTGGCTCAGTTAGCCCTGCAGGATGCTAGCCTGTACCTGCTCGACGAACCCACCCAGCAACTCGATGTGTACTACCGCAGGCGCGTTTTCGACCTGCTGCAAACTTGGGTGCAGGAGCAGCGCAAAACCGTCCTGTGCATCACCCACGACCTTGAAAACTTATCCAGTCTGCCCGGGTACCTGCTGAATCTTTCGCAGCCGCAGCCGCAATTGGAAACCTTATCGCCTACGACCGTACAGGCCGCCCGTTCCTTCTTGGAAAGCGAAGAGAGCCTGCCGCGCCACTAA
- a CDS encoding DUF2795 domain-containing protein, with protein sequence MYWTLELASYLEDAPWPATKDELIDYSIRSGAPMEVVENLQALEDDGQPYENIEEVWPDYPTKEDFMFNEDEY encoded by the coding sequence ATGTATTGGACGCTGGAACTTGCTTCGTATCTGGAAGACGCCCCCTGGCCTGCCACCAAGGATGAATTGATCGACTACTCTATCCGTTCGGGCGCCCCGATGGAAGTTGTCGAAAACCTGCAGGCGTTGGAAGATGACGGCCAGCCCTACGAAAACATCGAGGAAGTATGGCCGGACTACCCGACCAAAGAAGACTTCATGTTCAACGAGGACGAATATTGA
- the ettA gene encoding energy-dependent translational throttle protein EttA: MSDQTIIFSMAGVSKIFPPQKQVLKNIYLSFFYGAKIGVLGLNGSGKSTLLKIIAGVDKQFQGEVVFSPGYSVGYLEQEPHLDPTKTVMEIVQEGVAETVALLKEFDEINEAFGDPDADFDKLLERQGTVQERLDQLDAWNLDSKLERAMDALRTPSGEAIVGNLSGGEKRRVALCRLLLQEPDVLLLDEPTNHLDAESVLWLEQHLQQYKGTVIAVTHDRYFLDNVAGWILELDRGEGIPWKGNYSSWLEQKANRLALEEKTESKRQKTLQRELEWVRMSPKARQAKSKARVAGYDKMVNEDAKEKEQKLELFIPDGPRLGGQVIDAQGLKKGFGDKLLFEDLSFSLPQGGIVGIIGPNGAGKSTLFRLITNQLKPDAGTFEVGGTVQTAYVDQQHETLDPNKTVFETITGGTETMLLAGRPVNSRAYVSKFNFSGGDQEKKVGSLSGGERNRVHLAMTLKQGANLLLLDEPTNDLDVNAIRALEDALENFAGCAVIISHDRWFLDRLATHILAFEGDSEVTWFEGNFSDYEEAKKKRLGDVEPKRVRYKKLQ; the protein is encoded by the coding sequence ATGAGCGATCAGACCATTATCTTCTCGATGGCCGGCGTGAGCAAAATCTTCCCGCCTCAGAAGCAAGTCCTTAAGAATATCTACCTGTCGTTTTTCTACGGCGCCAAAATTGGCGTACTCGGCCTCAACGGCTCGGGTAAGTCGACGCTGCTGAAAATCATTGCCGGCGTCGATAAGCAGTTTCAGGGCGAAGTCGTGTTTTCGCCGGGCTACTCAGTGGGCTACCTCGAGCAGGAGCCGCACCTCGACCCCACCAAAACCGTGATGGAGATCGTGCAGGAGGGCGTGGCCGAAACTGTGGCGTTGCTGAAGGAATTCGACGAAATCAACGAAGCCTTCGGCGACCCGGATGCCGATTTCGACAAGCTGCTCGAGCGCCAAGGCACTGTGCAGGAGCGCCTCGACCAGCTCGACGCCTGGAATCTCGACAGCAAGCTGGAGCGCGCTATGGATGCCCTGCGCACTCCGTCCGGCGAAGCCATTGTCGGTAACCTGTCGGGTGGTGAAAAGCGCCGCGTGGCTTTGTGCCGGTTGTTGTTGCAAGAGCCTGACGTACTGTTACTTGATGAGCCCACCAACCACCTCGACGCCGAATCGGTGTTGTGGCTGGAGCAGCACTTGCAGCAGTACAAAGGCACCGTCATTGCCGTAACCCACGACCGCTACTTCCTCGACAACGTAGCCGGCTGGATTCTGGAATTGGACCGCGGCGAAGGCATTCCGTGGAAAGGCAACTATTCGTCGTGGCTCGAGCAGAAGGCCAACCGCTTGGCGCTGGAAGAAAAGACCGAGAGCAAGCGTCAGAAAACGTTGCAGCGCGAGCTGGAATGGGTGCGCATGTCGCCCAAAGCGCGCCAAGCCAAGAGCAAGGCACGCGTGGCCGGCTACGACAAGATGGTGAATGAAGACGCCAAGGAGAAGGAGCAGAAGTTGGAATTGTTCATTCCAGACGGCCCACGCCTTGGTGGACAAGTGATTGATGCTCAAGGACTTAAAAAAGGATTCGGCGACAAGCTGTTGTTCGAAGATTTGTCCTTTTCGCTGCCGCAGGGCGGTATTGTGGGCATCATCGGGCCCAACGGCGCGGGTAAGTCCACGTTGTTCCGCCTGATTACCAACCAACTGAAGCCCGATGCCGGTACGTTCGAAGTCGGTGGCACGGTGCAAACGGCTTACGTCGATCAGCAGCACGAAACCCTCGACCCGAACAAAACGGTGTTTGAAACCATCACGGGCGGCACCGAAACCATGTTGCTGGCCGGCCGGCCCGTGAACTCGCGGGCCTATGTGTCGAAGTTTAACTTCTCAGGCGGCGACCAGGAAAAGAAAGTCGGCAGCCTTTCGGGCGGCGAGCGCAACCGCGTGCACTTGGCCATGACGCTGAAGCAAGGCGCCAACCTGCTATTGCTCGACGAACCAACCAACGATCTGGATGTCAACGCGATCCGGGCTTTGGAAGATGCCCTGGAAAACTTTGCCGGCTGCGCCGTCATCATCTCGCACGATCGCTGGTTCCTCGACCGCTTGGCGACGCACATCCTGGCCTTCGAAGGCGACTCGGAAGTGACGTGGTTTGAAGGCAATTTCTCCGACTACGAAGAAGCCAAGAAGAAACGCCTGGGCGACGTAGAGCCGAAGCGCGTGCGGTATAAGAAGTTGCAGTAG
- a CDS encoding cupin domain-containing protein: MSTDTQKLTIFRETEQKLKQQGFNIDRQDQTRPWGGFFVISEDQAPAFADTYFNGLPVEQLRIAGKLSPKILIVAPEKRLSWQYHHRRAEVWKVLQGPVGVVTSPTDEEGTVRTYQPGELITLKQGERHRLVGLNDWGVLAEIWQHTDAQNPSNEDDIVRVQDDFGR; the protein is encoded by the coding sequence ATGAGCACAGACACACAAAAACTAACCATTTTCCGGGAAACCGAACAGAAGCTCAAGCAACAGGGCTTCAACATCGACCGGCAAGATCAAACCCGGCCCTGGGGTGGGTTTTTTGTGATCAGCGAAGACCAGGCCCCGGCCTTTGCCGACACCTATTTCAACGGGCTGCCCGTCGAGCAGCTCCGGATTGCCGGCAAACTCAGCCCCAAAATCCTGATTGTAGCGCCCGAGAAGCGGCTTTCGTGGCAATACCATCACCGCCGCGCCGAGGTGTGGAAAGTGCTGCAAGGCCCCGTGGGCGTCGTAACCAGCCCAACCGACGAAGAAGGCACCGTGCGGACTTACCAGCCCGGCGAATTAATCACCCTGAAGCAGGGCGAGCGCCATCGGTTGGTCGGCCTCAACGACTGGGGCGTGCTGGCCGAAATCTGGCAGCACACCGACGCCCAAAATCCATCCAACGAGGATGATATCGTGCGGGTACAGGATGACTTTGGCAGATAA
- a CDS encoding lycopene cyclase family protein: protein MNYDCDYLLAGGGAAGLSLAYYLSCEPRLRDKRVVIIEPQAKDQNDRTWSFWADSPTPFDGIVAHEWQKLAFRSPDLEKVFDLERYRYKMIRGLDFYRFVRNALADNPQFAFVQETVISIENTSDGVSVGTATRSYSARYVFDSRPPEITRRPDKYRYLLQHFVGWEIETDRDVFDPTTVEFMDFRGAQEQEARFMYVLPFSKRRALVEYTLFSGSILQKCDYEVFIKKYLRDTLGLEQYRIEAEEIGAIPMTDHPLPATSGAHIINLGTRAGRAKPSTGYAFKRIQEHSARLVAALAATGAPPADPTGDRWQFRLFDTLLLDIMQRRGETTRDLFTELFARNPVERILDFLDERTSWAENLQVMNSVTPWPFLRSIGHVLRGRPGQRKL from the coding sequence GTGAACTACGATTGTGATTACCTGCTGGCCGGTGGTGGTGCGGCGGGCCTGAGTTTGGCATACTACCTAAGCTGCGAGCCGCGGCTGCGCGATAAGCGAGTAGTGATCATTGAGCCGCAGGCCAAAGACCAAAATGACCGCACGTGGTCGTTTTGGGCCGATTCGCCGACGCCTTTCGACGGTATTGTGGCGCATGAATGGCAAAAACTGGCGTTTCGCAGCCCAGATCTAGAGAAGGTATTCGACTTGGAGCGCTACCGCTACAAGATGATTCGGGGGCTGGATTTCTACCGTTTCGTCCGCAATGCGCTGGCCGATAACCCGCAGTTTGCCTTTGTGCAGGAAACAGTTATAAGCATCGAAAATACATCTGATGGTGTATCGGTTGGTACCGCAACGCGTAGTTATTCAGCGCGTTATGTTTTCGACAGCCGCCCGCCGGAGATTACGCGGCGGCCCGATAAATACCGCTATCTGCTGCAGCATTTTGTAGGCTGGGAGATTGAGACAGACCGCGATGTATTCGATCCGACCACGGTTGAGTTTATGGATTTTCGGGGTGCGCAGGAGCAAGAAGCGCGGTTTATGTATGTGCTGCCATTTAGTAAGCGCCGAGCTTTAGTGGAGTACACCTTGTTTTCAGGCAGTATTCTTCAAAAGTGTGATTATGAAGTATTTATAAAAAAATACCTGCGTGATACGCTGGGCTTAGAGCAGTATCGGATCGAGGCCGAAGAGATCGGCGCAATCCCGATGACCGATCACCCGCTGCCGGCTACTTCGGGCGCCCATATCATCAATTTGGGTACACGGGCCGGCCGTGCGAAACCCAGCACGGGCTACGCCTTCAAGCGCATTCAGGAGCATTCGGCACGGCTGGTGGCGGCACTGGCAGCTACCGGCGCGCCGCCCGCCGACCCCACAGGCGACCGGTGGCAATTTCGGCTGTTTGATACGCTGTTGCTCGATATCATGCAGCGCCGCGGAGAAACGACGCGCGACCTTTTTACGGAGTTGTTTGCGCGCAACCCCGTCGAGCGCATTCTGGATTTTCTGGATGAGCGCACGTCGTGGGCTGAAAATCTGCAGGTTATGAACTCTGTCACACCTTGGCCTTTTCTGCGATCCATTGGGCACGTGCTGCGCGGCCGGCCGGGGCAGCGCAAGCTATGA
- a CDS encoding GNAT family N-acetyltransferase: MTVPFFTRPATVADIPALVSLINQAYRGTEAGWTSEGHLLDGPRTDAASLTELLRTGTILTLLHADELVGCVYVQPQGTRLYVGMLAVSPARQAQGLGRQLLGAANDFARQQGCQFLTMTVLEARPDLLAWYERHGFQRIGQPEPFPTDHNAGVPRQPLVLLRLEKPVTGAVEA; the protein is encoded by the coding sequence ATGACTGTCCCGTTCTTCACACGCCCTGCAACAGTTGCGGATATTCCGGCCTTGGTATCCTTAATAAATCAGGCTTACCGAGGCACGGAGGCCGGCTGGACGTCCGAAGGGCACTTGCTGGATGGCCCCCGGACCGATGCAGCATCCCTGACTGAACTCCTGCGAACCGGCACCATTTTAACCCTGCTGCACGCCGACGAGCTGGTGGGCTGCGTGTACGTGCAGCCTCAGGGTACGCGGCTGTATGTGGGCATGCTGGCCGTGTCGCCGGCGCGGCAGGCGCAGGGCCTCGGGCGCCAACTTTTGGGGGCCGCTAACGATTTTGCACGCCAGCAAGGCTGCCAATTTCTGACGATGACTGTGCTAGAGGCCCGCCCCGATTTGCTGGCGTGGTACGAGCGGCACGGCTTCCAGCGCATTGGTCAGCCCGAACCGTTTCCTACCGATCACAATGCGGGCGTACCGCGGCAGCCGCTGGTGTTGTTACGCTTGGAAAAGCCAGTTACCGGCGCGGTAGAAGCTTAA
- a CDS encoding helix-turn-helix transcriptional regulator: MLTSFKAALIAAAPTLHRQGLLFTLRDTWPDLSITLTPDPARLPELLKAGGYNLAILDLPLLGPIPPVVLAHLRLLYPRVPMLLLTGQRLQPALRQHLTQTGYTLLCRHATTTEVVTAVHAILARNESPSSFPTAQPTGRREQPGTAFSVRELDVLRLVVADCCNREIADRLCLSVRTVESHRRALLQKAGAKTLVGLVVQAVREGWVSA; this comes from the coding sequence ATGCTCACTTCTTTCAAAGCTGCGCTTATTGCGGCAGCGCCCACCCTGCACCGCCAAGGCTTGTTGTTTACGCTGCGCGACACTTGGCCCGACCTTTCCATCACCCTCACTCCTGACCCGGCCCGCCTGCCCGAGTTGCTGAAAGCCGGGGGCTACAACTTAGCCATCCTCGACCTTCCCCTGCTGGGCCCAATTCCTCCGGTGGTGCTGGCTCACCTGCGCCTGCTGTATCCGCGGGTGCCGATGCTGCTGCTCACCGGCCAGCGGTTACAACCAGCCCTGCGTCAGCACCTCACCCAAACCGGATACACCCTGCTTTGCCGCCATGCCACTACTACTGAGGTAGTTACGGCCGTGCACGCGATTCTGGCTCGGAACGAAAGCCCGAGTAGCTTCCCGACTGCACAACCGACCGGCCGTCGCGAGCAGCCCGGCACTGCTTTCAGCGTTCGGGAGTTGGATGTGCTCCGCCTCGTGGTAGCCGATTGCTGCAACCGCGAAATCGCCGATCGGCTGTGCCTGAGCGTGCGCACCGTGGAAAGTCATCGGCGGGCACTGCTGCAAAAGGCGGGCGCCAAAACGCTGGTTGGGCTGGTGGTGCAGGCCGTACGCGAAGGCTGGGTAAGCGCCTAA
- a CDS encoding RBBP9/YdeN family alpha/beta hydrolase codes for MEQNLQANKTKQVYVVPRWGGSPSDDWYPWLKQQLESSADANYQVHLLNMPAWDLPVIERANEHLAKVLPPEKLNGNVYLVGHSVGCLAILHYLAQAAAQYSKNPPLIGGVLCVAGWFSVDSPWQDILNWIHAPIDYEAARQLIPKNKLTVLLSDDDPYTSEFQENERLWVERLHSNVSILAGRQHFSSQLDSDVLDAIRDLAGTLTEPADSAQV; via the coding sequence ATGGAACAAAATTTACAAGCTAATAAGACAAAGCAGGTGTACGTGGTTCCGCGGTGGGGTGGTTCGCCTTCCGACGACTGGTATCCGTGGTTGAAACAACAGTTGGAATCTTCTGCAGACGCGAACTATCAAGTGCATCTGCTGAACATGCCGGCTTGGGATTTGCCGGTTATCGAGCGAGCCAATGAGCACTTAGCCAAGGTGTTGCCACCCGAAAAGCTGAACGGCAACGTGTATTTGGTGGGGCACAGCGTGGGCTGTCTGGCCATTCTGCACTATCTGGCTCAAGCGGCCGCGCAATACTCCAAGAATCCACCGCTAATTGGTGGTGTACTGTGTGTAGCGGGCTGGTTTTCAGTAGATAGCCCGTGGCAGGACATCCTCAACTGGATTCATGCGCCCATCGATTATGAAGCGGCCCGGCAATTGATTCCCAAAAACAAACTCACAGTGTTGCTTTCCGACGATGACCCTTATACATCGGAGTTTCAGGAAAACGAGCGCCTGTGGGTCGAACGCCTGCATTCCAACGTTAGTATATTGGCTGGCCGTCAGCACTTTAGCTCGCAGCTTGATTCGGATGTACTTGATGCGATCCGCGATCTGGCCGGCACCCTAACCGAGCCTGCTGATTCAGCACAGGTATAA